The DNA region AGCGGTATTCATCTTCTATACTACCCATTTTGGTTGTGGGGTTGCGGTATTGCATTTTACTTTGAACAAAGGTTTTAGCGGAAGCATGAAAGTCTGTAGCGCCAGTTTTGCTAATAAGTGTGCTAATGTTGTGTTCGTTAATTCCGGCCCCCGGCATAATTACTATTCTTCCGGCGGCTTGCTTAACCAGTTTTGCTAAAACATCGGCCCCATCAATGGCTGAAGCCGCTCCACCAGATGAAAGCACCCGAACAATTCCCAGGTCGATCAAATCTTCCAGTGATTTCTCCATATCATTGCTCATATCAAATGCACGATGAAAAGCCACGGGAAGAGGTTTGGCAAGTTCAATCAGTTCAGCACACCGCTTTTTATCAATCGTTCCGTCAGCTTGAAGTATTCCGATCACTACACCGTCGCAATTTAATGATTTACAAATGGCTATATCTTCTTTCATTAAGCTGAACTCGATCTCAGAATATAGAAAATCGCCTCCGCGTGGACGTATAATGGGCCATATTGCTATGTTAAGTTTTTGTTTAGATAAGGCAATTTGGGAATAACTGGGCGTAGTTCCTCCTTCGGCTAAATTATCGCAAAGTTCTACACGTTTGGCGCCACCATGCTGTGCAGCCAAAGCCGATTCGAAAGAATTACCACAAATTTCCAGTACACCAAAGGCGCCTTTTATATTATCGTTCATATCTTTTATGGAGATTTAGCTTTGACAATTCGTTTTTGTTATATCGTCATTGCGAGGCACGAGGCAATCTCTATTCGCAAATCAGATCCCTCCCGAAGAATCGGCATTGGAAATGATGACTCATTTAAATTAATAATAGCTTTTTCCTTTAATCAGTAAATCTTGCTGTTTCTCGTTGCAAACCGCATAACTAAAACCCTTTTGAATAGCGTAGGCACCATATTCGCCTTTTTTATTGATCGCTAAAAAGCCAACTTGGATGTTCTTTGCGGTTTCGGGTTTTTTCTTGATAATCCGCATTACGGCCTCCTTACAAGCTGCTTCAGGCGTATAACCCTGACGCATCAGCTCGACCACCAAAAATGAACCGACGTTTCTTACTACTTCTTCGCCAACACCTGTTGACGTTGCGCCGCCCACCTCATTATCAACATACAATCCGGCACCAATAATCGGGCTGTCGCCAATTCTGCCGTGCAGTTTATAGGCCATTCCGCTGGTAGTGCAGGCGCCTGATATGTTCCCCTTGGCATCTATCGCGAGCATACCGATGGTATCGTGGTTGTACTGGTTTCCCGGCAGTTTTTGCGGTGCCGCCTTATCGTAAAGTTTATTTTCGATGTTTATTATAGGTTGGTATTTAGCCGTTTTTAACCATTCTTTCCAGGCTTTTTCGCTTTCTGGAGTAAGGAGATTTTCCTTTTTAAAACCTTGCTCAAGCGCAAATTGTAATGCGCCATCGCCGGCCAGCATAACATGAGGCGTTTTTTCCATTACTTTCCGCGCTACCGAAATGGGGTGTTTAATGTGTTCAATAGCCAATACGGCGCCGCAATTTCCCTCTTCATCCATAATGCAGGCATCGAGCGTTACCCGGCCGTCTCTATCAGGAAGGCCACCGTAGCCAACAGATTGATTTTTTACATCGGCCTCTGGCACCCAAACGCCCTGTTCAACGGCATCGAGCGCCCGGCCGCCTTTGGAAAGCACTTTCCAGGCATCAGCATTTGCGGCAATGCCAAAATCCCAGGTCGAAATTACAATCGGAAAATGATCTGCCTGGCCAACTTCAGTTGGGATAACATGAGCAATACTGGTTTTATCGATAGCCAATAAACCCGCAGAAAGGGCAGAGGCTTTAATAAATTTACGACGGTTGAACATTAGTTAGTTTAGTTTGTATGGTTAATTGTTGAATTGTTAAATTGCTTGATTGTTTAGATTGCCTAATTGTTAAATTGCTTTATTGTTGAATTGCTTAATGGTTTAGGTTGCCTATTGCTAGTTTCCTATTGTCAACTGCAATCTCCCAACTGCAATCTCCCAACTGGAAACTCCCAACTGGAAACTCCCAACTGCAAACTCCCAACTGGAAACTCCCAACTGGAAACTCCCAATTGAAAACTGTCAAACCTAATCGATCTCAAACTGGTCGGCGTCCTTTAAAAACGGAAACTGGCGTCTTATTTTAACTAATTCCTCGTAGTTAATGCTAAAAGTGTACAAATCTTCGTCTTCGGGCTTGTAATATACGGTACCGCCGTAAGGGTCAATGCACATCGAATGGCCGCTGTGGTAAATCTGATCGCCATCGTGGCCAACGCGGTTTACACCAATCACGTAGCTTTGATTTTCGATGGCACGGGCAGGGATCAGTGCTTTCCAGTGCGAAGAACGCTTGTCGGGCCAGCTTGCAATAAGCAGTAAAACATCGTATTCTTCGTTTTTATTGCGTAACCAAACCGGAAAGCGTAAGTCGTAGCAAACCGCCAATCGTATTTTCCAGCCCTTTAGCGTTACAATGAGTTTTTCATTTCCTGCAGTGAAGTTTTTATCCTCTTCGCCCATCCCAAACAGATGGTGCTTGTCGTACTTTTTAAACTCGCCATCCGGTTCCATCCAAATCATGCGATTATAAAATTTACCATCTTCTTTAACAATTAAGCTTCCGGTAACCACGCAATTGTATTGATAGGCCGTTTTCTGCATCCATTGCATGGTAAAGCCGCCCATTTCTTCGGCAAGTGCTTCGGCATGCATGCTAAAGCCACTGTTAAACATTTCTGGCAAAACAATTAAATCTGTTTTCTCTCTAACGCCCATCGAAAGGCGCAAGGTGAGGTTCTGCAGGTTTTTTTCTATGTTCTCCCAAAAAAGGTAGGCTTGAAAAACGGTAACTTTCAGGTTTTCTATTTGCGTGTAAATAGGTGTTTCCATGTGTTTTGCTTTACGGGATGCATTAAACATTAATTAATTTCTCTGCGGCCATTTGTAGGGTTGAGTTTTCTTTGGCGAAACAGAATCTGATAATCTTGTAATCGGTTGCTTTTTGGTAGAAAGCGGAAACGGGTATCGTAGCAACCCCGAATTCTTTTATCAGCCTCATGCTGAAATCTGTATCTTTTTCTTTTGAAATTTTACTGTAGCTGGCACACTGAAAATACGAGCCATTGCATGGCAATAATTCAAAGCGGCTTTGACTTAAGAGATGCCTGAAATAATCGCGTTTCTGCTCAAAAAAGCGGGTTAAACCAGTGTAGTTTTCAGAATTATTGATGTACTCGGCAATGGCTTGCTGCATAGCACTATTAACGCTGAAAACGTTAAATTGGTGTACTTTTCTAAATTCGGTGGTAAGCTGCTCAGGTGCAAGGCAATAACCGAGCTTCCATCCGGTAACATGTAAAAGCTTGCCAAAGGAAGCTACAATAAAGCTCCTTTCCCTTAGTTCGGGAAAGAGCATAACGCTCATGTGTTTTTGCCCATCGTACACCAAGTGTTCGTAAACTTCGTCGCTCAGGATCAGTATATCCGTACCTTTAATCAGTTTAATGAGCGATCGCATATCGTCTTC from Pedobacter endophyticus includes:
- a CDS encoding copper homeostasis protein CutC, yielding MNDNIKGAFGVLEICGNSFESALAAQHGGAKRVELCDNLAEGGTTPSYSQIALSKQKLNIAIWPIIRPRGGDFLYSEIEFSLMKEDIAICKSLNCDGVVIGILQADGTIDKKRCAELIELAKPLPVAFHRAFDMSNDMEKSLEDLIDLGIVRVLSSGGAASAIDGADVLAKLVKQAAGRIVIMPGAGINEHNISTLISKTGATDFHASAKTFVQSKMQYRNPTTKMGSIEDEYRYELTSVEKVKALTAQLAIKHT
- a CDS encoding N(4)-(beta-N-acetylglucosaminyl)-L-asparaginase; amino-acid sequence: MFNRRKFIKASALSAGLLAIDKTSIAHVIPTEVGQADHFPIVISTWDFGIAANADAWKVLSKGGRALDAVEQGVWVPEADVKNQSVGYGGLPDRDGRVTLDACIMDEEGNCGAVLAIEHIKHPISVARKVMEKTPHVMLAGDGALQFALEQGFKKENLLTPESEKAWKEWLKTAKYQPIINIENKLYDKAAPQKLPGNQYNHDTIGMLAIDAKGNISGACTTSGMAYKLHGRIGDSPIIGAGLYVDNEVGGATSTGVGEEVVRNVGSFLVVELMRQGYTPEAACKEAVMRIIKKKPETAKNIQVGFLAINKKGEYGAYAIQKGFSYAVCNEKQQDLLIKGKSYY
- a CDS encoding nitrilase family protein, producing METPIYTQIENLKVTVFQAYLFWENIEKNLQNLTLRLSMGVREKTDLIVLPEMFNSGFSMHAEALAEEMGGFTMQWMQKTAYQYNCVVTGSLIVKEDGKFYNRMIWMEPDGEFKKYDKHHLFGMGEEDKNFTAGNEKLIVTLKGWKIRLAVCYDLRFPVWLRNKNEEYDVLLLIASWPDKRSSHWKALIPARAIENQSYVIGVNRVGHDGDQIYHSGHSMCIDPYGGTVYYKPEDEDLYTFSINYEELVKIRRQFPFLKDADQFEID
- a CDS encoding methionine aminotransferase, with translation MLNIISKLPGVGTTVFSVMSKLAADHNAINLSQGFPDYPCDPHLVELVNKAMKDGFNQYAPMPGNPFLKETIARKIENLYQVKYNPNTEITVTAGGTQAIFTALATIINPGDEVIIFEPAYDSYAPTIKLLGGLVKTYELAPPTYAIDWDMVKKLFTANTRMIILNSPQNPTGSILSEDDMRSLIKLIKGTDILILSDEVYEHLVYDGQKHMSVMLFPELRERSFIVASFGKLLHVTGWKLGYCLAPEQLTTEFRKVHQFNVFSVNSAMQQAIAEYINNSENYTGLTRFFEQKRDYFRHLLSQSRFELLPCNGSYFQCASYSKISKEKDTDFSMRLIKEFGVATIPVSAFYQKATDYKIIRFCFAKENSTLQMAAEKLINV